From one Triticum aestivum cultivar Chinese Spring chromosome 4B, IWGSC CS RefSeq v2.1, whole genome shotgun sequence genomic stretch:
- the LOC123094177 gene encoding histidine-containing phosphotransfer protein 2-like, which yields MLDENFHQLQSMEEDGITAKGYVADMINLFITDTKRILNDIAGMLSQPVVDYDMVDVLVRQLKGSSYSVGAKKVNLSCMQFRRFNEPRSKERCLMALALAWSELCDMRSKFEAMMQIYCLISELEERIATYGLK from the exons ATGCTGGACGAGAATTTCCACCAACTGCAGTCCATGGAGGAGGATGGCATCACAGCCAAGGGCTACGTCGCCGACATGATCAACCTCTTCATCACGGACACCAAGAGGATCCTCAACGACATCGCCGGCATGCT GAGCCAACCTGTGGTGGACTACGACATGGTGGACGTCCTCGTGCGTCAGCTCAAGGGGTCCAGCTACAG TGTTGGTGCTAAGAAAGTGAACCTATCCTGCATGCAATTCCGTCGGTTCAATGAGCCAAGAAGCAAAGAAAG GTGCCTCATGGCGTTGGCTCTTGCTTGGAGTGAGTTGTGTGATATGCGAAGCAAGTTTGAGGCTATGATGCAG ATATACTGTTTGATTTCTGAG CTGGAGGAGCGGATCGCAACCTATGGTCTTAAGTAG